The DNA window GCTGACGTACCACGACCGGGGCATCTACGCCCTGGCCAACGCCTTCATGCTGGGCTGGCCGTACGGCTCCCCCACGGTCATGTCCAGCTACACGTTCGGCAACCGCGACCAGGGCCCGCCCTCCGACGGCACCAACAAGACCCTGAACACCACCTGCTACTCGGGCTGGGAGTGCGAGCACCGCTGGCGGGTCATCCTCAACATGGTGGGCTTCAACAACGCCACCCAGGGCGCCGGCGTCGCCAACTGGTACGACAACGGCTACCAGCACATCGCCTTCAGCCGCGCCGGCAAGGGCTACCTGACGATCAACGACGAGGACTTCGCGGTCAACGGCCGGTCGTACTACACGGGGCTGCCCGCGGGCCGGTACTGCGACATCATCCACGGCGACTTCAGCAACGGCTCGTGCAGCGGACCGGTGATCACGGTTGACGGCAGCGGCTGGTTCGCCGCCAACGTCCCGGCCCACGACGCGGTCGCCATCCACGTCGGCGCCAAGCTGAGCTGAGCAGGGCCGTCCCGAGGCGTCCCCGCCCACGGCGGGCGGGGACGCCGACCCGTCTCCGCTCGACGCGTTCCCCGCCCCCGAGGGCGGGTAACCGTGCCGGGTCCGCGTCGCGACAGCGGGGGGTTGAGGGGATGAATACCACGCCAAAGGGACGGGTCGACACGATCGTGCTCCTCCACGGGCTCTGGATGACGCCCCGGAGCTGGGAGAACTGGGCCGAGCGCTACCGGTCACGCGGCTTCCGGGTGCTGACCCCCGCCTGGCCGGGAATGGACCGTGAGGTCGAGGCGCTGCGGGAGGATCCGGGCCCCATCGCAAGCCTGACCATGGACCAGATCATCGACCACTACGCCGCGATCATCGAGAGGCTGCCGACGCCGCCGATCGTGATGGGCCACTCCTTCGGCGGCCTGTTCGCCCAGGTCCTGCTCGACCGGGGGCTCGGCGCCGTGGCGGTCGGGGTGCACCCGGCGCCGATCAAGGGCGTGGTCCGGCTCCCGGTGAGCACGCTGCGCGCCGCGTACCCCGTGCTCCGCAGCCCCCGGAACCGGCACCGCGCCGTGCCGATCACCCCCGAGGAGTTCCGGTACGCCTTCGGCAACACCCTGAGCGCCGAGGACTCCGACCGGGCCTGGCAGCGGTACGCCGTACCGGCGGCCGGGCACGTGCTCTTCGAGGGCGCGTTCGCGAACCTGAACCCGGACTCGGCGGCCGGGGTGGACAACGGCAACGACGAGCGGGGGCCACTGCTGCTGATCGGCAGCGACCTGGACCACGTGGTGCCGGCCGCGGTGGTGAAGGCGGTCGCCGGCCTGTACCAGAAGTCGCGGGCCATCACCTACTACCACGGGTTCCCGGGACGGTCCCACTTCACTGTCGGCGAGCCCGGCTGGGAGCAGGTGGCCGACTACGCCCTGGACTGGTCGGTGGAGATGGCGAACACCCGCGCCCCGGCGATCGTCGGCGAGGCCCCCCACTGGTGAGGTTCAGGTGGCACGAACCGGGCCGGCTCGGCGAGCACCGTCAACGCCAC is part of the Micromonospora olivasterospora genome and encodes:
- a CDS encoding alpha/beta hydrolase, yielding MNTTPKGRVDTIVLLHGLWMTPRSWENWAERYRSRGFRVLTPAWPGMDREVEALREDPGPIASLTMDQIIDHYAAIIERLPTPPIVMGHSFGGLFAQVLLDRGLGAVAVGVHPAPIKGVVRLPVSTLRAAYPVLRSPRNRHRAVPITPEEFRYAFGNTLSAEDSDRAWQRYAVPAAGHVLFEGAFANLNPDSAAGVDNGNDERGPLLLIGSDLDHVVPAAVVKAVAGLYQKSRAITYYHGFPGRSHFTVGEPGWEQVADYALDWSVEMANTRAPAIVGEAPHW